In a genomic window of Clavelina lepadiformis chromosome 7, kaClaLepa1.1, whole genome shotgun sequence:
- the LOC143465399 gene encoding serine/threonine-protein phosphatase 2A catalytic subunit beta isoform-like translates to MEEMAVSSPEPISTSHKDLDQWIEQLYECKQLTELQVKTICDKAREILQGESNVQEVKCPVTVCGDVHGQFHDLMELFRIGGCPPDTNYLFMGDYVDRGYYSVETVTLLVTLKVRYPHRITILRGNHETRQITQVYGFYDECLRKYGNANIWKYFTDLFDFLPLTALVNNEIFCLHGGLSPSIDTLDHIRALDRLQEAPHEGPMCDLLWSDPDDRGGWGISPRGAGYTFGQDISETFNHHNGLTLISRAHQLVMEGYNWCHDRNVVTIFSAPNYCYRCGNQAALMELDDTLRYSFLQFDPAPRRGEPQVTRRTPDYFL, encoded by the exons ATGGAAGAGATGGCCGTGTCAAGCCCGGAGCCCATTTCTACCTCACACAAGGACCTGGACCAGTGGATTGAGCAGTTGTATGAATGCAAACAGTTGACTGAATTGCAAGTTAAAACTATTTGTGACAAG GCACGGGAAATACTCCAAGGCGAGTCAAATGTCCAGGAAGTGAAATGTCCGGTGACGGTATGCGGTGATGTCCATGGCCAGTTTCATGACCTCATGGAATTGTTCCGCATCGGCGGTTGCCCCCCAGACACAAATTACCTCTTCATGGGGGATTATGTTGACCGCGGTTACTACTCGGTTGAAACTGTCACATTGCTCGTCACTTTGAAG GTTCGTTATCCTCATCGCATCACAATACTACGAGGAAATCACGAAACGCGTCAAATCACTCAGGTTTATGGTTTCTATGATGAATGTCTGAGGAAGTATGGGAATGCGAACATCTGGAAATATTTTACGGATTTGTTTGACTTCTTACCGTTGACTGCTCTGGTCAACAATGAG ATCTTCTGCTTGCACGGAGGTTTGTCCCCATCCATAGACACTCTCGACCACATCAGGGCTCTCGACCGACTGCAGGAAGCACCACATGAG GGACCCATGTGTGACTTGTTGTGGTCTGATCCTGATGACCGGGGTGGCTGGGGGATTTCCCCGCGTGGGGCTGGGTACACCTTCGGACAGGATATATCTGAAACGTTCAACCACCACAACGGACTCACTCTTATATCAAGAGCACATCAGCTTGTCATGGAG GGATACAACTGGTGTCATGATCGTAATGTCGTGACGATATTCAGCGCTCCAAATTATTGCTACAGATGTGGAAATCAAGCTGCTTTAATGGAACTCGACGACACTTTAAGATATTCATT CTTGCAGTTCGACCCCGCCCCTAGACGCGGCGAACCGCAAGTCACCCGACGGACTCCGGATTACTTTTTGTGA
- the LOC143465832 gene encoding prolyl 4-hydroxylase subunit alpha-1-like isoform X2, whose product MVIIEKGIIVLVLGLTFPNLVSCDWFSSISHMEDLIEEETDLVASLSHYIDKQEAKIRHLKRFVKQFDDITMQNAVDYLSHPVNQFRLFKRLAFEWDVIQDTVKENTSTEFVEKLSTKRVNFPDEKDVVGSAQALMRLQDTYKLEIHQLARGNVNGVQAIQMLRPRDWYDVGRIAFEMKDYYHCASWMVALSSMNETLFQSFTKFDVLDHASFCSVQLGDIETAYNASLEMTLIEPSHERNNKNFQYYSEMRKKSDVDLGISSSHQPLSALNPDDLRHYEALCRDEGTNLPAHIGSKLKCYLWTNHNNPRLILQPAKVEELWLSPQLIRFHDVLSDTQMESVKQLARPMLYRSTVNNPDTGKLEHAKYRVAKSAWLEDSDADVIGQVSRRIFDLTGLSLDSAEMLQVANYGVGGQYEPHYDFFGLSDVTNGGSTVFLEPKVGVRPIRGSAAFWYNLDPAGVPDRRTRHAACPVLTGVKWVANKWIHEVGQEFKGRPCQLSRYSDNLGFA is encoded by the exons ATGGTTATCATTGAGAAAGGAATCATTGTTTTAGTTCTTGGACTGACTTTTCCAAACCTGGTGTCATGCGACTGGTTTTCATCGATCAGCCACATGGAAGATCTTATAGAGGAAGAAACCGACCTGGTTGCCTCTCTTAGCCACTACATTGACAAACAGGAAGCAAAAATACGTCAccttaaaag GTTTGTGAAACAGtttgatgacatcacaatgcaGAATGCTGTCGATTACTTGAGCCATCCAGTCAACCAGTTTAGACTTTTTAAGCGTCTTGCATTTGAGTGGGATGTTATTCAGGATACTGTTAAGGAAAATACTTCAACCG AATTTGTGGAAAAATTATCCACGAAACGAGTAAACTTTCCCGATGAAAAAGATGTTGTTGGATCTGCGCAAGCTCTCATGAGGCTCCAGGACACATACAAGCTCGAAATTCATCAACTGGCTCGTGGAAATGTGAATG GTGTTCAAGCGATCCAGATGTTGAGGCCAAGAGACTGGTATGACGTCGGGCGAATTGCGTTCGAGATGAAAGATTATTATCACTGCGCGTCGTGGATGGTTGCTCTCTCATCGATGAACGAAACTTTGTTCCAATCTTTCACAAAATTTGATGTCTTAGATCACGCCTCATTCTGTTCTGTGCAG TTGGGCGACATTGAAACAGCTTACAATGCATCACTTGAAATGACCCTGATTGAACCCAGTCATgaaagaaacaacaaaaattttcagtaTTACAG tgaAATGAGGAAGAAAAGCGACGTCGATCTTGGAATATCGTCGTCGCATCAACCTCTCTCCGCTCTCAACCCTGATGATCTTCGCCACTATGAGGCGCTATGTCGAGATGAAGGCACAAATttg CCAGCTCACATTGGGAGCAAGTTGAAGTGTTATCTGTGGACCAATCATAACAATCCAAGGCTCATCTTGCAGCCAGCTAAAGTAGAGGAGTTGTGGCTGTCCCCTCAGCTCATCCGATTTCATGATGTCTTGTCTGACACTCAAATGGAAAGTGTTAAACAACTTGCCCGACCGATG CTTTATCGATCTACTGTGAATAACCCTGACACAGGCAAGCTGGAACACGCAAAGTATCGAGTTGCTAAAAGTGCGTGGTTGGAAGACTCGGATGCGGATGTGATTGGTCAAGTCTCAAGAAGAATCTTTGACCTCACTGGACTCTCTCTGGACTCTGCTGAGATGCTCCAG GTCGCTAATTATGGAGTTGGTGGGCAGTACGAGCCGCATTATGACTTCTTTGGG CTTTCTGACGTCACGAACGGAGGGAGCACAGTTTTTCTGGAACCCAAAGTAGGGGTTCGTCCAATTAGAGGGAGTGCTGCGTTCTGGTACAACCTTGACCCTGCAGGCGTACCAGACAGACGTACACGCCACGCCGCTTGCCCAGTTCTAACTGGGGTCAAATGGG TTGCAAATAAATGGATTCACGAAGTGGGCCAAGAGTTCAAAGGACGACCCTGCCAACTCAGTCGTTATTCCGACAATCTTGGTTTTGCTTGA
- the LOC143465832 gene encoding prolyl 4-hydroxylase subunit alpha-1-like isoform X1, with product MVIIEKGIIVLVLGLTFPNLVSCDWFSSISHMEDLIEEETDLVASLSHYIDKQEAKIRHLKRFVKQFDDITMQNAVDYLSHPVNQFRLFKRLAFEWDVIQDTVKENTSTEFVEKLSTKRVNFPDEKDVVGSAQALMRLQDTYKLEIHQLARGNVNGVQAIQMLRPRDWYDVGRIAFEMKDYYHCASWMVALSSMNETLFQSFTKFDVLDHASFCSVQLGDIETAYNASLEMTLIEPSHERNNKNFQYYSEMRKKSDVDLGISSSHQPLSALNPDDLRHYEALCRDEGTNLPAHIGSKLKCYLWTNHNNPRLILQPAKVEELWLSPQLIRFHDVLSDTQMESVKQLARPMLYRSTVNNPDTGKLEHAKYRVAKSAWLEDSDADVIGQVSRRIFDLTGLSLDSAEMLQVANYGVGGQYEPHYDFFGKHVPIDENSGNRIATFLIYLSDVTNGGSTVFLEPKVGVRPIRGSAAFWYNLDPAGVPDRRTRHAACPVLTGVKWVANKWIHEVGQEFKGRPCQLSRYSDNLGFA from the exons ATGGTTATCATTGAGAAAGGAATCATTGTTTTAGTTCTTGGACTGACTTTTCCAAACCTGGTGTCATGCGACTGGTTTTCATCGATCAGCCACATGGAAGATCTTATAGAGGAAGAAACCGACCTGGTTGCCTCTCTTAGCCACTACATTGACAAACAGGAAGCAAAAATACGTCAccttaaaag GTTTGTGAAACAGtttgatgacatcacaatgcaGAATGCTGTCGATTACTTGAGCCATCCAGTCAACCAGTTTAGACTTTTTAAGCGTCTTGCATTTGAGTGGGATGTTATTCAGGATACTGTTAAGGAAAATACTTCAACCG AATTTGTGGAAAAATTATCCACGAAACGAGTAAACTTTCCCGATGAAAAAGATGTTGTTGGATCTGCGCAAGCTCTCATGAGGCTCCAGGACACATACAAGCTCGAAATTCATCAACTGGCTCGTGGAAATGTGAATG GTGTTCAAGCGATCCAGATGTTGAGGCCAAGAGACTGGTATGACGTCGGGCGAATTGCGTTCGAGATGAAAGATTATTATCACTGCGCGTCGTGGATGGTTGCTCTCTCATCGATGAACGAAACTTTGTTCCAATCTTTCACAAAATTTGATGTCTTAGATCACGCCTCATTCTGTTCTGTGCAG TTGGGCGACATTGAAACAGCTTACAATGCATCACTTGAAATGACCCTGATTGAACCCAGTCATgaaagaaacaacaaaaattttcagtaTTACAG tgaAATGAGGAAGAAAAGCGACGTCGATCTTGGAATATCGTCGTCGCATCAACCTCTCTCCGCTCTCAACCCTGATGATCTTCGCCACTATGAGGCGCTATGTCGAGATGAAGGCACAAATttg CCAGCTCACATTGGGAGCAAGTTGAAGTGTTATCTGTGGACCAATCATAACAATCCAAGGCTCATCTTGCAGCCAGCTAAAGTAGAGGAGTTGTGGCTGTCCCCTCAGCTCATCCGATTTCATGATGTCTTGTCTGACACTCAAATGGAAAGTGTTAAACAACTTGCCCGACCGATG CTTTATCGATCTACTGTGAATAACCCTGACACAGGCAAGCTGGAACACGCAAAGTATCGAGTTGCTAAAAGTGCGTGGTTGGAAGACTCGGATGCGGATGTGATTGGTCAAGTCTCAAGAAGAATCTTTGACCTCACTGGACTCTCTCTGGACTCTGCTGAGATGCTCCAG GTCGCTAATTATGGAGTTGGTGGGCAGTACGAGCCGCATTATGACTTCTTTGGG AAACATGTCCCAATTGATGAGAATTCCGGCAATCGGATTGCCACCTTTCTCATATAT CTTTCTGACGTCACGAACGGAGGGAGCACAGTTTTTCTGGAACCCAAAGTAGGGGTTCGTCCAATTAGAGGGAGTGCTGCGTTCTGGTACAACCTTGACCCTGCAGGCGTACCAGACAGACGTACACGCCACGCCGCTTGCCCAGTTCTAACTGGGGTCAAATGGG TTGCAAATAAATGGATTCACGAAGTGGGCCAAGAGTTCAAAGGACGACCCTGCCAACTCAGTCGTTATTCCGACAATCTTGGTTTTGCTTGA
- the LOC143465022 gene encoding small ribosomal subunit protein RACK1-like has translation MTQEQMTLRGTLVGHNGWVTKIATTPAIPEMILSASRDKSLIVWKLTRDENTYGVMNRRLKGHAHFVSDVVISSDGQFALSGSWDHDLRLWNLQQGETTRRFEGHTKDVLSVAFSGDNRQIISASRDGTIKLWNTLGQCKYTITEDNHTDWVSCVQFSPNPNTPIIVSCGWDKVVKVWNLTNCKLKTDHYGHTAFINSVTVSPDGSLCASGGKDGQAMLWDLSEGKHLYTLTNGESEIHALAFSPNRYWLCAACGPTIKIWDLEGKALLDELRPELINLNSKAGQPECLSLAWSPDGQTLFAGYTDNLIRVWQVSILASQSVQ, from the exons ATGACGCAAGAACAAATGACATTGCGAGGAACTTTGGTGGGGCATAATGGATGGGTCACAAAAATCGCTACGACCCCGGCAATTCCAGAAATGATCCTCTCTGCTTCCAGGG ATAAGTCCCTCATTGTATGGAAGTTGACAAGAGATGAAAACACGTACGGAGTGATGAACCGCCGTCTTAAAGGACACGCCCACTTTGTGTCTGATGTCGTGATTTCATCCGACGGTCAGTTTGCATTGTCTGGCTCATGGGACCATGACCTAAGACTCTGGAACCTTCAGCA GGGAGAGACGACCCGTCGTTTTGAAGGCCACACCAAGGATGTTCTTTCCGTGGCTTTCTCCGGTGACAACCGTCAGATCATCTCGGCGTCAAGGGACGGTACGATCAAGCTGTGGAACACACTCGGACAGTGCAAATATACCATCACT gaaGACAATCACACCGATTGGGTCTCGTGTGTCCAGTTCTCTCCAAACCCAAACACGCCAATCATTGTCTCGTGCGGTTGGGACAAAGTGGTCAAG GTTTGGAATTTGACCAACTGCAAGCTAAAGACCGACCACTATGGACATACTGCGTTCATCAACTCAGTCACCGTATCACCAGATGGCTCCTTGTGCGCCTCTGGTGGAAAGGACGGCCAGGCCATGCTTTGGGATCTCAGCGAAG GCAAGCACCTGTACACGTTGACGAACGGCGAGAGTGAGATCCACGCGCTCGCATTCTCTCCCAACCGATACTGGCTGTGCGCTGCTTGCGGACCAACCATCAAAATCTGGGACTTGGAAGGAAAAGCGCTTCTCGATGAACTCCGACCAGAACTTATTAACCTGAACAGCAAGGCCGGACAACCTGAATGTCTCTCGCTGGCGTGGTCCCCAGATGGACAG actCTCTTTGCCGGCTACACTGATAACTTGATCAGGGTCTGGCAAGTGTCAATTTTGGCGAGTCAGTCAGTCCAGTAA
- the LOC143465021 gene encoding EF-hand calcium-binding domain-containing protein 6-like isoform X1 yields MSQAVVSRPGTQSSKVGVLPRIEHPLSRLENPEKISIRGMSRASNRSGEVPARKTHRFSKTEEMSPRRKDLSPKMPIEAIPEGVQVVHSRDPSKPTLPIFGDDRLSRSSLGNRAVLSRAESRVSNASKLSSLSRPGTQTRIEIDELEMLLRDKIRSGGFFTIRQSFKNNDPEGKGNVTREALMHIISSTLGRLITSKQFHLLLKRLHLAEQSIIKFEEFYSQFRESVSSEYPRWLDPVARAQTERASMNASQVHAQLKERAKQRFLDLADLVPQMNPGGSGRIMAPEFRNVLNKLGFYMDDAEFDKLWKKYDTSSLGVVNAENLLKKLGIEFRESRSPPSSTIASINGKIPNGKSISLQSAPPSGRSLRPSEAERRTSIDIERWLKDKFREGFKAMRREFKKGDNKNTGKVSREVFRRVLAQFDLYLREDSSLNMFLARCGLSDRGDISYVNFLNKFQDRSEEGMAHNILSNSKHRFNQDPRPVSPKSTVTAVEAKMMTLFQSDFLALLGMFHKIDKHHQDLISQQEFRAAIESRFGLEMDDEEFEIFMEQVPLDAEGNVRYPDFMAQFDTKKGAKSLWDGKSVVTNVKNDITKPKPTNQQRTLEDLHAILRDFVKNDMNKLESEFRQLDEFNSGRLTQEMMFQLLSNLNITPKVTRGEIRRLWETFIVNKNRTLSFLQFVRHYGYSLKSAAFPNAKIAPPQRGDNDFMIRSRKLNCAADMLEDSLRAKVDYLWEDLRREFVEMDPYHTGFVSRDEFRDVLMELCVHLSNHETDLITNKFDTNGDGRISYVEFLRPFAQRRQLWKDGNNMLAVLTHPQPELPGADIAGKPTKGLEAVTSKLKQQLAGDWRTLRRAFKKMDVSSDGMLTLPEFRSVLKLCNVVLDEDEVYHVLSKYDQSMSGKLNYKKFLQENTSRATSRNSKP; encoded by the exons ATGTCTCAAGCCGTCGTTAGCCGGCCGGGAACCCAGAGCAGCAAGGTCGGGGTCCTGCCCCGCATCGAGCACCCCCTGTCCCGCCTAGAAAATCCGGAGAAAATTTCTATCCGAGGTATGAGCCGGGCCAGTAACAGGTCCGGGGAAGTCCCCGCACGAAAGACTCATCGCTTCTCAAAGACGGAGGAAATGAGTCCAAGGAGAAAGGATTTGAGTCCGAAGATGCCGATCGAAGCTATCCCTGAGGGGGTCCAGGTGGTCCACTCAAGGGATCCTAGCAAGCCAACTCTTCCTATCTTCG GTGACGACAGACTGTCGCGGAGTTCACTTG GAAATCGCGCGGTGCTGAGTCGAGCCGAGTCGAGAGTGAGCAACGCGAGCAAGTTGTCCTCGCTCTCAAGACCTGGAACACAAACCAGGATCGAGATTGACGAG CTGGAGATGCTTCTCCGCGATAAGATCAGGTCAGGGGGATTTTTCACAATACGTCAGTCGTTCAAAAACAACGACCCCGAAGGCAAAGGTAACGTGACCCGAGAAGCACTCATGCATATCATCTCGTCCACGCTAGGTCGCCTCATCACGTCCAAGCAGTTCCATCTTTTACTTAAGAG ACTGCACTTGGCCGAGCAGAGTATCATCAAATTCGAGGAGTTTTACTCACAATTCCGCGAAAGTGTTTCGTCAGAGTATCCTCGATGGCTGGACCCGGTGGCGCGCGCTCAGACGGAACGAGCGAGCATGAACGCGTCACAG GTCCACGCTCAACTTAAGGAAAGAGCAAAACAGAGGTTCCTGGATTTGGCGGATCTGGTTCCGCAAATGAATCCCGGGGGCTCAGGGCGGATCATGGCTCCGGAGTTCCGCAACGTCCTTAACAAGCTCGGCTTCTACATGGACGACGCAGAATTTGACAAACTCTGGAAAAA ATATGACACATCGAGTCTGGGAGTGGTGAACGCGGAGAATCTGTTGAAGAAACTCGGTATCGAGTTCCGAGAGTCCCGATCTCCTCCAAGTTCGACTATCGCTTCAATCAATGGCAAGATACCGAACGGGAAGTCGATTTCGCTGCAGTCCGCTC CGCCATCTGGTCGCTCTCTTAGGCCCAGTGAAGCGGAACGTCGGACATCCATAGACATCGAAAGATGGTTGAAAGATAAGTTCCGGGAGGGCTTCAAAGCAATGAGACGCGAATTTAAGAAGGGAGACAACAAGAATACGGGAAAG GTCTCACGTGAGGTGTTCCGCCGCGTGCTGGCGCAGTTTGATCTTTACCTCCGCGAAGATTCTTCGCTCAACATGTTCTTGGCCCGGTGCGGACTCTCGGATCGCGGCGACATCTCCTACGTCAACTTCTTGAACAAGTTCCAGGACAGGAGTGAAGAGGGGATGGCCCACAACATCCTTTCCAACTCCAAACACCG GTTCAACCAGGACCCGCGACCTGTCAGTCCCAAGTCGACGGTGACCGCGGTGGAAGCGAAGATGATGACGTTGTTCCAGTCCGACTTCCTCGCGCTTCTCGGGATGTTCCACAAGATCGACAAACATCACCAGGACCTCATCTCGCAGCAGGAGTTCAGAGCCGCCATCGAGAGCAG GTTCGGGCTAGAAATGGACGACGAAGAGTTCGAGATTTTCATGGAGCAAGTCCCGCTCGACGCTGAGGGGAACGTCAGATATCCGGACTTCATGGCTCAGTTTGACACAAA GAAAGGAGCAAAAAGTCTCTGGGACGGAAAGTCTGTCGTCACGAACGTTAAAAATGACATAACAAAGCCAAAACCAACCAATCAACAACG CACCTTAGAAGACTTGCACGCCATCTTGCGGGACTTTGTAAAGAACGACATGAACAAACTTGAAAGTGAGTTCCGGCAACTGGACGAGTTCAACAGCGGACGTCTGACGCAGGAAATGATGTTCCAGTTGTTGTCAAA CTTGAACATCACCCCAAAGGTGACAAGAGGCGAGATACGACGACTGTGGGAGACCTTTATCGTGAACAAAAACCGGACTTTGAGTTTCCTTCAGTTTGTCAGACATTACGGATACTCGCTCAA ATCTGCGGCTTTCCCGAATGCGAAGATCGCTCCACCGCAGCGGGGAGACAACGACTTCATGATTCGATCCCGGAAGTTGAATTGTGCAGCCGACATGCTGGAGGACAGTTTGCGCGCGAAG GTCGATTATCTTTGGGAGGATCTCCGCCGCGAGTTTGTCGAGATGGATCCCTACCACACCGGGTTCGTATCACGTGACGAGTTCCGTGACGTGCTCATGGAGTTGTGCGTTCATCTGTCCAATCACGAGACAGACCTCATCACCAACAAATTTGACACCAACGGGGACGGAAG GATTTCTTACGTCGAGTTTCTGCGTCCCTTTGCTCAACGGCGCCAGCTGTGGAAGGATGGTAACAACATGTTGGCGGTCCTGACCCACCCCCAGCCTGAGCTACCTGGGGCCGACATCGCCGGAAAACCGACCAAGGGTTTAGAAGCGGTGACGTCAAAACTTAAACAACAG CTGGCTGGGGATTGGAGGACTTTGCGACGGGCGTTTAAGAAAATGGACGTTTCATCCGATGGAATGCTCACTTTGCCCGAGTTCAGAAGCGTTTTAAAGTTATGCAATG TTGTTTTGGACGAAGACGAAGTATATCACGTGCTGTCAAAATACGACCAGTCAATGTCTGGAAAGTTGAACTACAAGAAGTTCCTGCAGGAAAATACGAGCAGGGCAACTTCGAGGAACTCAAAACCTTGA
- the LOC143465021 gene encoding EF-hand calcium-binding domain-containing protein 6-like isoform X2: protein MSQAVVSRPGTQSSKVGVLPRIEHPLSRLENPEKISIRGMSRASNRSGEVPARKTHRFSKTEEMSPRRKDLSPKMPIEAIPEGVQVVHSRDPSKPTLPIFGNRAVLSRAESRVSNASKLSSLSRPGTQTRIEIDELEMLLRDKIRSGGFFTIRQSFKNNDPEGKGNVTREALMHIISSTLGRLITSKQFHLLLKRLHLAEQSIIKFEEFYSQFRESVSSEYPRWLDPVARAQTERASMNASQVHAQLKERAKQRFLDLADLVPQMNPGGSGRIMAPEFRNVLNKLGFYMDDAEFDKLWKKYDTSSLGVVNAENLLKKLGIEFRESRSPPSSTIASINGKIPNGKSISLQSAPPSGRSLRPSEAERRTSIDIERWLKDKFREGFKAMRREFKKGDNKNTGKVSREVFRRVLAQFDLYLREDSSLNMFLARCGLSDRGDISYVNFLNKFQDRSEEGMAHNILSNSKHRFNQDPRPVSPKSTVTAVEAKMMTLFQSDFLALLGMFHKIDKHHQDLISQQEFRAAIESRFGLEMDDEEFEIFMEQVPLDAEGNVRYPDFMAQFDTKKGAKSLWDGKSVVTNVKNDITKPKPTNQQRTLEDLHAILRDFVKNDMNKLESEFRQLDEFNSGRLTQEMMFQLLSNLNITPKVTRGEIRRLWETFIVNKNRTLSFLQFVRHYGYSLKSAAFPNAKIAPPQRGDNDFMIRSRKLNCAADMLEDSLRAKVDYLWEDLRREFVEMDPYHTGFVSRDEFRDVLMELCVHLSNHETDLITNKFDTNGDGRISYVEFLRPFAQRRQLWKDGNNMLAVLTHPQPELPGADIAGKPTKGLEAVTSKLKQQLAGDWRTLRRAFKKMDVSSDGMLTLPEFRSVLKLCNVVLDEDEVYHVLSKYDQSMSGKLNYKKFLQENTSRATSRNSKP, encoded by the exons ATGTCTCAAGCCGTCGTTAGCCGGCCGGGAACCCAGAGCAGCAAGGTCGGGGTCCTGCCCCGCATCGAGCACCCCCTGTCCCGCCTAGAAAATCCGGAGAAAATTTCTATCCGAGGTATGAGCCGGGCCAGTAACAGGTCCGGGGAAGTCCCCGCACGAAAGACTCATCGCTTCTCAAAGACGGAGGAAATGAGTCCAAGGAGAAAGGATTTGAGTCCGAAGATGCCGATCGAAGCTATCCCTGAGGGGGTCCAGGTGGTCCACTCAAGGGATCCTAGCAAGCCAACTCTTCCTATCTTCG GAAATCGCGCGGTGCTGAGTCGAGCCGAGTCGAGAGTGAGCAACGCGAGCAAGTTGTCCTCGCTCTCAAGACCTGGAACACAAACCAGGATCGAGATTGACGAG CTGGAGATGCTTCTCCGCGATAAGATCAGGTCAGGGGGATTTTTCACAATACGTCAGTCGTTCAAAAACAACGACCCCGAAGGCAAAGGTAACGTGACCCGAGAAGCACTCATGCATATCATCTCGTCCACGCTAGGTCGCCTCATCACGTCCAAGCAGTTCCATCTTTTACTTAAGAG ACTGCACTTGGCCGAGCAGAGTATCATCAAATTCGAGGAGTTTTACTCACAATTCCGCGAAAGTGTTTCGTCAGAGTATCCTCGATGGCTGGACCCGGTGGCGCGCGCTCAGACGGAACGAGCGAGCATGAACGCGTCACAG GTCCACGCTCAACTTAAGGAAAGAGCAAAACAGAGGTTCCTGGATTTGGCGGATCTGGTTCCGCAAATGAATCCCGGGGGCTCAGGGCGGATCATGGCTCCGGAGTTCCGCAACGTCCTTAACAAGCTCGGCTTCTACATGGACGACGCAGAATTTGACAAACTCTGGAAAAA ATATGACACATCGAGTCTGGGAGTGGTGAACGCGGAGAATCTGTTGAAGAAACTCGGTATCGAGTTCCGAGAGTCCCGATCTCCTCCAAGTTCGACTATCGCTTCAATCAATGGCAAGATACCGAACGGGAAGTCGATTTCGCTGCAGTCCGCTC CGCCATCTGGTCGCTCTCTTAGGCCCAGTGAAGCGGAACGTCGGACATCCATAGACATCGAAAGATGGTTGAAAGATAAGTTCCGGGAGGGCTTCAAAGCAATGAGACGCGAATTTAAGAAGGGAGACAACAAGAATACGGGAAAG GTCTCACGTGAGGTGTTCCGCCGCGTGCTGGCGCAGTTTGATCTTTACCTCCGCGAAGATTCTTCGCTCAACATGTTCTTGGCCCGGTGCGGACTCTCGGATCGCGGCGACATCTCCTACGTCAACTTCTTGAACAAGTTCCAGGACAGGAGTGAAGAGGGGATGGCCCACAACATCCTTTCCAACTCCAAACACCG GTTCAACCAGGACCCGCGACCTGTCAGTCCCAAGTCGACGGTGACCGCGGTGGAAGCGAAGATGATGACGTTGTTCCAGTCCGACTTCCTCGCGCTTCTCGGGATGTTCCACAAGATCGACAAACATCACCAGGACCTCATCTCGCAGCAGGAGTTCAGAGCCGCCATCGAGAGCAG GTTCGGGCTAGAAATGGACGACGAAGAGTTCGAGATTTTCATGGAGCAAGTCCCGCTCGACGCTGAGGGGAACGTCAGATATCCGGACTTCATGGCTCAGTTTGACACAAA GAAAGGAGCAAAAAGTCTCTGGGACGGAAAGTCTGTCGTCACGAACGTTAAAAATGACATAACAAAGCCAAAACCAACCAATCAACAACG CACCTTAGAAGACTTGCACGCCATCTTGCGGGACTTTGTAAAGAACGACATGAACAAACTTGAAAGTGAGTTCCGGCAACTGGACGAGTTCAACAGCGGACGTCTGACGCAGGAAATGATGTTCCAGTTGTTGTCAAA CTTGAACATCACCCCAAAGGTGACAAGAGGCGAGATACGACGACTGTGGGAGACCTTTATCGTGAACAAAAACCGGACTTTGAGTTTCCTTCAGTTTGTCAGACATTACGGATACTCGCTCAA ATCTGCGGCTTTCCCGAATGCGAAGATCGCTCCACCGCAGCGGGGAGACAACGACTTCATGATTCGATCCCGGAAGTTGAATTGTGCAGCCGACATGCTGGAGGACAGTTTGCGCGCGAAG GTCGATTATCTTTGGGAGGATCTCCGCCGCGAGTTTGTCGAGATGGATCCCTACCACACCGGGTTCGTATCACGTGACGAGTTCCGTGACGTGCTCATGGAGTTGTGCGTTCATCTGTCCAATCACGAGACAGACCTCATCACCAACAAATTTGACACCAACGGGGACGGAAG GATTTCTTACGTCGAGTTTCTGCGTCCCTTTGCTCAACGGCGCCAGCTGTGGAAGGATGGTAACAACATGTTGGCGGTCCTGACCCACCCCCAGCCTGAGCTACCTGGGGCCGACATCGCCGGAAAACCGACCAAGGGTTTAGAAGCGGTGACGTCAAAACTTAAACAACAG CTGGCTGGGGATTGGAGGACTTTGCGACGGGCGTTTAAGAAAATGGACGTTTCATCCGATGGAATGCTCACTTTGCCCGAGTTCAGAAGCGTTTTAAAGTTATGCAATG TTGTTTTGGACGAAGACGAAGTATATCACGTGCTGTCAAAATACGACCAGTCAATGTCTGGAAAGTTGAACTACAAGAAGTTCCTGCAGGAAAATACGAGCAGGGCAACTTCGAGGAACTCAAAACCTTGA